TCTCGGCGACTGCGGTGCCAGCGCTGCAGCCGGGCTATCTGCATCCGGATGCCCTGCCGCTGGGCTTCGCGCGCGAGCAGGGCATCGGCGGGGGAGTCCGCGTAGTCGTCGGTCGACCAGGTCAACCCGCGTCGAGCCACCTTCCACCAGCTGGTGCGCTTGTCACCGGCGGGATCCGGTGCGCGTTCGACGACGCCTGCGCGCTCCAGCATCCGCAGATGATGGCTGATGCTGCCGACCTGGTTGTCGAGTGCGCGGGCGATCGCGGTGACCTGTGCGGTTCCGTACAGGAGCAGATAGTCGTAGATGCGGCGGCGCAGCGGGTGATGCACGGCGGTGATCACGGAGATGTCTTCCACGGGAGAAGACGCTAATCCCGCGGTGGTAGACGCACAAGACTTCTTGTATACCTCGGAATATCAACGAGAAGGCTCGCCCGGAAGCACCCGGGCGAGCCTTCTCCTACGGGGCGGCGTCAGTTCTCTTCGACGGATGTCCCGCTTGAGGATCCCGCGGCGTCACGGCGGTTGCGACGCGTCCGGCGCAGGAGCCAGACGAGGAGCACGACCACCGCGGCGAGTGCGAGCCACGGGAGGATGAAGCCGAGGGCGATGACCAGTGCGTTCAGCGACACCACGAGACCGTTCCAGCCGGCCAGCAGGCCGTCGCCGAAGCCGGCCGGGTCAGCGGTCGTCGGTGCGCTCGCCTTCGTCAGCTGCACCTGCAGGGAGGACATCGCGACCTGGTCGTCGAGAGCGGCGAGCTGCTGTTCGTAGGATTCGAGCTGGGCCTGGCGGTCGGTCAGTGCGACCTCGGCCTCGATCAGCTCGGACACGCTTCCCGATTGCGCCATGAGCTGCGTGAGCCGCTCGACCGATGCCTTCGTGGAATCGACGCGGGCGCGCAGATCGATCGCGGCAGACGTCACGTCCTGCTTCGACGTCGACGACGCGAGCACCTCTCCGGTGTCGGCGAGAGC
The DNA window shown above is from Microbacterium maritypicum and carries:
- a CDS encoding helix-turn-helix domain-containing protein, with translation MEDISVITAVHHPLRRRIYDYLLLYGTAQVTAIARALDNQVGSISHHLRMLERAGVVERAPDPAGDKRTSWWKVARRGLTWSTDDYADSPADALLAREAQRQGIRMQIARLQRWHRSRRDPAYAGYDGSNTETTAWASPDELRDLSARILGTIREWQEGIDLDDGQERVPVFVFAHAFPTEP